The Candoia aspera isolate rCanAsp1 chromosome 13, rCanAsp1.hap2, whole genome shotgun sequence genome includes the window tctctctccatccatctctgtctgtctgtctgtctgtctgtctgtctctattcacccatccatccgtccatcacCCATCCTAGGTTACAGTTATTGCCAAGAGATTTCTGACACTGTATAGAGGCAGTCTTCAGTAACTTGGAAACTTGAGTCTGAACATTTCAATCCTGTGCTTTTTCCTACTGTGTTCTGTATTCAGAACATTCCCACCAGCAGAGAGCATCCTTGCGTTCTTGGAATGAGGCTTCTTCAGAAATCATCTTAAAATCCTGTTTGCTACAATAGTGAAGATTTTCAGAAACCACCTCTTCATGTCactttgtgtgtgtatttgcttAGGTTCCTCATGCTTCTTATTTAAAACAGCCAAACCTGTTGATACACAAAAATAGGGAAAGAACTGGCATTTTCAGTGGCCCAATATTTTGTGTGTGGAGCTGTCTATTTGGGTGAATTTGCAGCTGGAAAATATTTATCTTCACAGCCCTAACCCAAAGAAATTAATTATCAGTCCAGGTTGAAATGGACATCGAAAGTGTGAAGTGGGACGGTATGTGAAGGTAGAATGGTAACATTTGGGATTTGCTTTTCTACAATAGAGGGCAGTCGCACGGGCAAAAGTAATTTGAACTAACAGTATGAAGAATAAACAAAAGTAGCTAAAACCCAATGAAAACAGCTGAAACAATTAGTAATCCAATTTAAAAAGCTTTCCGAAAGAAAAAGTCAAACTTCTTTTCTGAAAGAAGTTTGAGTAAAATTGTAAGCGGGGAAATTATGTAGCTGCAGCAATATCCCAATTTTGGGAGCTTTGTAGTAATAGGGAAAACCTGAGTCAGATTTCAGATTGAAACAGTTTCTTTTATTATCACATATATACAGCTTCGGTATAACTATTTTATCCTGCtttagcattttatattttcatatatattgACTTTCCATTAGCAGAATTCAATTTAGTTAACCTTAATTTTTGTTATGATCCATTTATAATCATTGGCTTAAGAAGTTTGTGTTAGGTgggatcatacaggtagtcttcacttaatgaccattcatttagtgatggttcaggcttatgatggtgctggaaaaaaccaacttacgacggtcctcgcacttacaaccattgcagtgtcctcatggtcatgtgatcacaattttttgaccttcccagccggcttccagcaagcaaaatcaatggggaaccatgtgatttgcttaacaactgccacaaaaaaggtcataaaatcaggttggatttgtttaacaactgcatcgctgaacaactgaaattccagtcccagttgtggtcgttaagtgaggactacctgtagtcacagttcaacattaattaattcattggATCCCTGCCTACTCAAGAAATTTCTGAATATGCATACAGACAGAATACTTTTTCAGATTGCTTTTAGATGCCTACTCTACACTGAAGTGGTGgatttttagtttgcgtttgctGCACtatttattaattgcattttatgGTATTagctgttttactgtttttcatttttaatatctgTAGAaagttttagtattttcattAACATTCTAATCTTCCAGGAGAATTTCAGATACTGGATGGATTAGAACCATCATCATCTACTTGTAAGCATTCCAAGATAATTATTGTTGATAGCAGAATTCAAGGTATATTTAGATCTCAGTCAAAATGGTTCCTTTTAAGTTTTTATCAAAGTCATATTTTTAAGATGACCCCAATGGGTTTGATGGACATATATAGTTTAGGAGTTGGCTCAGGGAAGGAGAGGCTGCAGATGTTGTGACACTGGATCTGAAATTAGCTTATATATTTCATCTCATCTTCTTTACTTGTTTAGCTTGGCTGGGGAGATACTAACATTTAATTTCTTGCCTTTCGACAGCATGATTTTTCACTAGAGAAGAAAGTCCTCTACTGGATAGACTCTGCCTCACGGCAAGACATTCCCTGGTTTAACGTGACAGCTAATGTGTACCCCACAGCCCCTCCTTGTTGGCTTCTGTTGGTGGACTCTAAAGAAAACATGGCGGACAGCCATGAGGCAACAAGTTGGAAAGCCAAGGATACAACACCTGTCCGAAGATGTATGAGTCTGGGCACAACGTGTGAGAAGCTCAACAGCACTGGGAAAAGAGGGAAGATGACTAAAAGGGGGAATGTGGACCAGTGCCCTGAGGAGCGGGAATGTTCAGAAGGCAAGGAATCTTCCTCAGCCCCCTCTTTAGAACATGATAGTGAAGAACCTTTATCCATCACCAAACGAATGCCCAGCACTCTACCTCAGTTGTTAAGTCTTCCCCAAAGCAGACCGAGGACTTCACCAGGGCATCTAACTGCTGTGTCAGAAAGCAGTCGCCCAAAATCACCTTTGGGCAAGCAGAGGCaatcaatgatttttttaaacaacatgAAGAATGAGTTGGAAGGAGCCAAGAAGAAGTTGATGGCTATCATGCATCCCTTAAATGAAACCTCGACAGAATCCGCCTTGGTTTCTAAGGCTTTCTCTCTCCACCAGCACTCCAGAAGCAGCAGGAACTTGAGATATGGACCCACTTCTCCTGCTCCCTTAGCAAGAACTTTAACTCCCACCCCACCACCTACTTCTTGCTGTAAGCCAAGACTGCTTCATGCCGCGGGGCTCATCCGTCCCCTCCAACAGCATAAGCCTACTGTGGCAGTAAGTAACGATCTTTCCtgccttccttttctccttcctgagTCACAGTGTTAAAGGATTACAGGATTTGGGACCTGAACGTCTCCCCCCCCCCGAATGCTTTTAATAAACCATGCATTTAAAGTGGTCGGATTGACACAGTGGCTTATGGGCCCTACTTCATATTCTAATTTCAGCACAATTCAGAGATAGCAGTTTAGAGGGAAACCAAGCTACCTAAAATAAGCAATATAATGCAataaattttattacagtcattaACCAATTAAAGGGAAAGCAAATTCTGAGACAGCAgttaaaaattgtaataaaactTAATTGTAAAACTGATGTGGTCAAAGTACGTTTTACAAACAGTGAAGGAAACGGTAACCACACTCAGAGAAATAAAATCGCATTGATCAGACAACATCAACTAAATAAAATGAATCCAGATGGCCTACAAATCTGACTAGATAGGGGGTTATTAGCAGCAACCGGGCATCTTTATAATAAGGGCAACATAGCAAAACATGGCTTAACGTTTTAGCAACCCCTTCACCACAGGGACACAGTCTTTGTTTGAATGGAATACTTTGTGATTTCCCTgaaaaaacagcataaaataagCAGATCTGTGCAAATTAGCAAAAGTGAAGCCTAGTTGCAAATATGGACATAAATTGTTTGATTTCTCAAGCCTGCTGAACAGCAGCCAAATGCAGTAATGTTGCAAAATAATGCTTTAAAGTTGATGTGAGGGAAATGTAAAGGGCATTCTGGATTATCATGCAGTGTCAAACAGTGTTGATAAACATTGTGTGCGTGAATGAACCAGCCCCTAGGTTACTCAAAATTCAGATACTAGGTTGAGATTATGGCTAAATCACAGTCTGATCCAGCATCACTACTATTGTGCAAATATATGGTTAAATATAATCAAAATGACTGTTTGTACTAAAGGGGGACCCAGTGAAAGCTGAAAGTGGCAAGGTGAAAACCAGCGGTTCCCAGGCTAAAGAGGATCATTGTTTAAACATCTCAACTGCCCAAGGCCACCAAGTATCAATGAATTTGGCAAGGCAAGAGGAAGAAACTTAAACGCTGCAGGATAAACGTATGAAAGTTCTGGTTTCTTTGCACTGCTATGAGCAGTCAGCCATTGTGCTAAAGCTTCATTCTTCTCtggaatataattttttttaaaaatccaagtgatATATGGGAGCTTTCTGAAAAGTCTAGCCAAGAGCTGACTAAGGATTAAGTGTCTGGAGAACTACAGTTTACAGCCTCGCCTGGATATGGAAC containing:
- the UBAP1L gene encoding ubiquitin-associated protein 1-like, whose amino-acid sequence is MSGLEDVPFRMTISFVDDPVGEDNLAHCPEVELPKCAEVLMCTMHDFSLEKKVLYWIDSASRQDIPWFNVTANVYPTAPPCWLLLVDSKENMADSHEATSWKAKDTTPVRRCMSLGTTCEKLNSTGKRGKMTKRGNVDQCPEERECSEGKESSSAPSLEHDSEEPLSITKRMPSTLPQLLSLPQSRPRTSPGHLTAVSESSRPKSPLGKQRQSMIFLNNMKNELEGAKKKLMAIMHPLNETSTESALVSKAFSLHQHSRSSRNLRYGPTSPAPLARTLTPTPPPTSCCKPRLLHAAGLIRPLQQHKPTVASLSPYSCLPRPPAVQRPLSPYRAHPDSTADLLSVLSQEERDLIEPILALGYPIRRAILALQKTGRQSLGQFLSYLNACDKLLKQGHEEAQVVEAMEMFQNSEKKAAEFLRLLAQFNDMGFQQADIKEVLLLCENHRDRALEELMTRSQ